A single genomic interval of Streptomyces graminofaciens harbors:
- a CDS encoding sensor histidine kinase, translating to MTRFLPRPPKSLRRRLILGAALLATVAVLTSQAIGYVVLRSWLLDRVDEQLVEFHPPAPAFYDALQGRLPHPGERPDVLPSDFHIYFYDSSGHRLHDSLGSETKPGPRLADHAEDLGLQDGHPETVPAISGDGRWRVLLNPGPDGMSAVVTLPLDTVDGATSKLLWLNAVLLAVTIVALIALGRWVVRLGLLPLTRMERTAQDITAGRLDLRLADTDARTEIGRLGRVLNSMLDRLQKALLAREASEARLRRFVADAGHELRTPLTAIQGYAQLALRPEQRSALERNEANRFIAQNAERMSLLVDDLQLLATLDKEPSYRRERVDLLSLAADAVSAAAVHSESHRVDLGPLRTPADPTGAEELDIAETVGDPHRLRQIVENLLSNARTHTPPGTRVHVRVGTTEAGPGTGGTDRPGRTTASPPLPEGLPISVIEVADEGPGLEPVHAELVFERFYRADPARSRIHGGSGLGLAIAATIAEGHGGRLELDTTPGRGCTFRLVLPAAASGQEPS from the coding sequence TTGACCCGGTTCCTCCCCCGGCCGCCCAAATCGCTGCGGCGCCGCCTCATCCTCGGCGCCGCTCTGCTCGCCACCGTGGCAGTCCTGACCTCCCAGGCGATCGGCTATGTGGTGCTTCGGTCCTGGCTGCTGGACCGCGTCGACGAGCAGCTGGTCGAGTTCCATCCACCGGCTCCCGCCTTTTACGACGCGCTCCAAGGCAGGCTCCCGCACCCGGGAGAACGGCCGGACGTGCTTCCCTCGGACTTCCACATCTACTTCTACGACTCCTCCGGGCACCGTCTGCACGACTCCCTGGGCTCCGAGACCAAGCCAGGGCCTCGGTTGGCCGATCACGCGGAGGACCTCGGGCTGCAGGACGGGCACCCCGAAACCGTGCCCGCCATCAGTGGTGACGGCCGCTGGCGGGTGCTGCTGAACCCCGGTCCGGACGGCATGAGCGCGGTGGTCACCCTTCCGCTCGACACCGTCGACGGCGCCACATCGAAGCTCCTGTGGCTGAACGCCGTGCTGCTCGCCGTCACGATCGTCGCCCTGATCGCCCTGGGCCGGTGGGTGGTTCGTCTGGGGCTGCTGCCCCTGACCAGAATGGAACGGACGGCTCAGGACATCACCGCAGGCCGGCTCGATCTGCGGTTGGCCGACACCGATGCGCGTACCGAGATCGGACGACTCGGCCGGGTCCTGAACTCCATGCTCGACCGCCTGCAGAAGGCGCTGTTGGCCCGAGAGGCATCGGAGGCCCGCCTTCGCCGGTTCGTCGCCGACGCCGGGCACGAACTGCGCACGCCGCTCACCGCCATCCAGGGCTACGCCCAACTTGCCCTCCGCCCGGAACAGCGCTCGGCCCTCGAACGAAACGAGGCCAACCGGTTCATCGCACAGAACGCGGAACGCATGAGTCTGCTCGTCGACGACCTCCAGTTGCTCGCGACCCTGGACAAGGAACCTTCCTACCGCAGGGAGCGGGTCGACCTGCTGTCCCTCGCGGCGGACGCCGTCAGCGCCGCCGCCGTCCACAGCGAGTCCCACCGCGTCGACCTCGGCCCGCTGCGCACCCCGGCCGATCCCACCGGGGCCGAGGAACTCGACATCGCGGAGACCGTCGGCGACCCGCACCGATTGCGTCAGATCGTGGAGAACCTGCTCTCCAACGCCCGCACCCACACCCCGCCGGGCACCCGCGTCCACGTTCGTGTCGGCACGACCGAGGCGGGTCCCGGAACCGGAGGCACGGACCGACCCGGACGCACCACCGCTTCACCGCCCTTGCCGGAGGGCCTGCCGATCAGCGTGATCGAGGTGGCGGACGAAGGGCCGGGCCTCGAACCCGTCCACGCCGAGCTCGTTTTCGAGCGCTTCTACCGCGCCGACCCCGCCCGCTCCCGCATCCACGGCGGCAGCGGCCTCGGCCTGGCCATCGCCGCGACCATCGCCGAGGGCCACGGCGGCCGCCTCGAACTCGACACGACCCCCGGCCGCGGCTGCACCTTCCGCCTGGTCCTGCCCGCAGCCGCCTCGGGCCAGGAACCCAGCTGA
- a CDS encoding response regulator transcription factor, which yields MTEQPAAARPRHRLLVVEDEPSIRTLLEATLRLTGYEVSSTDTGQAALLEVERLEPHLVLLDVMLPDLDGFEVTRRLRAAGNDCPILFLTARTGTDDRITGLSAGGDDYVAKPFSIEEVLLRIEAILRRTAPAAERQVAPSVLRYADLELDEGAHEVHRAGQYIALSPTEFKLLAYLLSNAGQVVTKVQILDHVWSYDFAGDSRIIETYVRYLRRKIDCFEPPLIHTVRGVGYCLRLPRDHAGPSDH from the coding sequence ATGACCGAGCAGCCCGCAGCCGCGCGGCCGCGACATCGGCTCCTCGTGGTCGAGGACGAGCCCAGCATTCGCACCCTGCTGGAGGCGACGCTTCGCCTGACCGGATACGAGGTGAGCAGCACCGACACCGGACAGGCGGCCCTCCTGGAGGTCGAGCGCCTGGAACCGCATCTGGTGCTGCTGGACGTGATGCTGCCCGACCTGGACGGCTTCGAGGTGACCCGCAGGCTGCGGGCGGCAGGCAACGACTGTCCGATCCTGTTCCTGACCGCCCGCACCGGCACCGACGATCGCATCACCGGCCTCAGTGCCGGCGGGGACGACTACGTCGCCAAACCCTTCAGCATCGAGGAGGTGCTGCTGCGCATCGAGGCCATTCTGCGTCGCACGGCGCCGGCCGCCGAACGGCAGGTGGCGCCGAGTGTTCTGCGCTACGCCGACCTCGAACTCGACGAGGGCGCCCACGAGGTGCACCGCGCAGGGCAGTACATCGCCCTGTCGCCAACAGAGTTCAAGCTCCTGGCCTACCTCCTGTCGAACGCGGGCCAGGTGGTGACCAAGGTCCAGATCCTCGACCACGTCTGGAGCTACGACTTCGCCGGTGACTCCCGGATCATCGAAACGTACGTCAGGTACCTGCGCAGGAAGATCGATTGCTTCGAGCCGCCACTGATCCATACTGTGCGGGGCGTCGGCTACTGCCTGCGGCTTCCCCGCGACCACGCAGGGCCGTCGGACCATTGA
- a CDS encoding glycosyltransferase family 39 protein, with protein MTNYAHIRPAPAASAHDGRRTSTSVRSLPAWAAPAALGAVLVLAAVLYGWALGSLGWGNSYYSAAVKSMGKSWTNFLFGAFDPAGVITVDKPPAALWPQVISSKIFGMHGWALILPQVLEGVAGVVVLHRTVRRWAGEGAALIAALVLTLTPITVAINRDNNPDTLLVLLLVSAAYALTRALQAEGRAETWWLCASGFLIGCGFLTKMLAAWMVIPAFAVAWLVGGSGAWIPRVRRLLGAGAILAASSLWWVAMVALWPGDRPYIGGSKDGSAWDLVIGYNGLGRVFGSSGGASQTPGGFTGGFGGQAGLGRLFGEQVGGQISWLLPVCALALAVAVVGLVLRRRGGLPDSAVLPASGWLLWGTWLVVCGIVFSTQKGIFHPYYTTQLAPAIAALCGGLMAALVRVHRAGPRWAPLVGAAAVVVSVSWAVTLVRRAPDWNGWLVWPVLLVGSAAVVLLVLSRRSGRLLTVACCAAVASGLLAPGAWAVTVPGSTDMGGSNPTAGPLSAGFGGGGGMPGQRPNGGGLPSGMPSGMPSNMPGLPGGDVSSGRSGQPSSGGLPSGMPSGMPSGMPTQGADGMPGAPGGSSSNDRGTPSFPGAGSGRAPGGRGGFGSGELTADQRKIVQYAVEHAPDARIKLAVEGGALNASAFILGTEETVIGMGGFTNSDNAPSVAQLEKWTKNGELRYVLGSGTNGGGLPGLSGGYTEQRSDWIADHCTMVPASAYGGTSGTSSQNNGGGAMGFGGSNVLYDCAAK; from the coding sequence ATGACCAACTACGCGCACATCAGGCCCGCACCGGCGGCATCGGCACACGACGGGAGGCGCACGAGTACGTCCGTCCGCTCGCTCCCCGCCTGGGCGGCACCCGCGGCGCTCGGAGCCGTCCTCGTGCTCGCTGCCGTCCTGTACGGATGGGCACTGGGCTCCCTGGGGTGGGGCAACAGCTACTACTCGGCGGCAGTGAAGTCGATGGGGAAGAGCTGGACCAACTTCCTCTTCGGAGCCTTCGACCCGGCGGGCGTGATCACGGTCGACAAGCCCCCGGCCGCGCTGTGGCCGCAGGTGATCAGCAGCAAGATCTTCGGGATGCACGGCTGGGCGCTGATCCTGCCGCAGGTCCTCGAAGGTGTGGCCGGGGTGGTGGTGCTGCACCGCACCGTGCGCCGCTGGGCGGGGGAGGGGGCGGCACTGATCGCGGCTCTGGTGCTCACCCTGACGCCCATCACCGTGGCCATCAACCGGGACAACAACCCGGACACGCTGCTGGTCCTGCTGCTGGTGTCGGCGGCGTACGCGCTCACCCGTGCGCTGCAGGCCGAGGGCCGGGCCGAGACCTGGTGGCTGTGCGCGAGCGGCTTCCTCATCGGGTGCGGATTCCTCACCAAAATGCTCGCCGCCTGGATGGTCATTCCCGCGTTCGCCGTCGCCTGGCTCGTGGGAGGAAGCGGCGCCTGGATACCGCGAGTGCGGCGTCTGCTGGGCGCGGGAGCCATCCTGGCGGCGTCCTCCCTGTGGTGGGTCGCCATGGTGGCCCTGTGGCCGGGCGACCGCCCCTACATCGGAGGCAGCAAGGACGGCTCGGCCTGGGACCTCGTGATCGGCTACAACGGGCTGGGGAGGGTCTTCGGCTCCAGCGGCGGAGCATCCCAGACGCCGGGCGGATTCACCGGGGGATTCGGCGGGCAGGCCGGCCTGGGCCGGCTGTTCGGCGAACAGGTGGGCGGTCAGATCAGCTGGCTGCTGCCGGTCTGCGCGCTGGCCCTGGCCGTCGCCGTCGTCGGCCTGGTGCTGCGCCGACGCGGCGGACTGCCCGACTCCGCCGTACTGCCGGCATCCGGCTGGCTGCTGTGGGGAACCTGGCTGGTGGTCTGCGGCATCGTGTTCTCGACCCAGAAGGGCATTTTCCATCCCTACTACACCACTCAGCTCGCCCCGGCGATCGCCGCCCTGTGCGGCGGACTGATGGCTGCCCTCGTCCGCGTCCACCGCGCCGGCCCGCGCTGGGCGCCTCTGGTGGGCGCCGCCGCGGTCGTGGTGAGCGTGTCCTGGGCCGTGACGCTGGTCCGCCGCGCGCCCGACTGGAACGGCTGGCTGGTGTGGCCCGTGCTGTTGGTCGGCTCCGCCGCGGTCGTCCTGCTGGTGCTGTCACGACGCAGTGGCCGACTGCTGACGGTTGCCTGTTGCGCCGCGGTCGCATCGGGTCTGCTGGCGCCGGGAGCCTGGGCGGTGACCGTACCCGGCTCGACCGACATGGGGGGCTCCAACCCGACGGCCGGTCCCCTGTCCGCCGGATTCGGCGGTGGCGGTGGCATGCCCGGGCAACGCCCGAACGGTGGAGGCCTTCCCTCGGGCATGCCGTCCGGGATGCCGTCGAACATGCCGGGCCTTCCCGGCGGTGACGTCTCTTCGGGGCGGTCCGGCCAACCCTCGTCCGGCGGATTGCCGTCCGGGATGCCGTCCGGGATGCCTTCCGGCATGCCCACGCAGGGAGCGGACGGCATGCCCGGTGCGCCCGGAGGTTCGAGCTCGAACGACCGCGGCACACCGTCGTTCCCGGGTGCCGGCTCTGGAAGGGCACCTGGTGGGCGCGGCGGCTTCGGCAGTGGGGAACTCACCGCTGACCAGCGCAAGATCGTTCAGTACGCCGTCGAGCACGCACCCGACGCACGCATCAAGCTCGCCGTCGAGGGCGGCGCCCTCAACGCCAGCGCCTTCATCCTGGGCACCGAGGAGACCGTGATCGGCATGGGAGGCTTCACCAACAGCGACAACGCGCCGTCGGTGGCCCAGTTGGAGAAGTGGACCAAGAACGGCGAACTACGCTATGTCCTGGGCTCCGGCACGAACGGCGGCGGCCTGCCGGGCCTGTCCGGCGGATACACCGAGCAGCGCTCCGACTGGATCGCCGACCACTGCACCATGGTTCCGGCGTCGGCCTACGGCGGCACCTCCGGCACGTCGTCACAGAACAACGGCGGCGGTGCGATGGGATTCGGAGGAAGCAACGTGCTCTACGACTGCGCCGCCAAGTGA
- a CDS encoding bifunctional glycosyltransferase family 2/GtrA family protein — protein MTPTPHLTEIAARVERPAPFQPVERSLLPHAGTATVDIVVPVYNEERALPGCLRTLHARLSQGFPFPWRITVADNASTDETLATARRLADELPGVGVVHLDRKGRGLALRTVWGASDADIVAYMDVDLSTGLDGLLPLVAPLASGHSDVAIGSRLASGARTVRGPRREFISRCYNGIIRLTHGVRFTDAQCGFKAARTEVLRPLLEVTRDDAWFFDTELLLLAEHNGLRIHEVPVDWVEDIDTRVDVVSTATDDLRGLWRMARLKASGDARVEVRPRPEPAAEHPDAVLAPSTRRGVLSWEVGCFLAIGVVSTVGQALLYWLLRGWWSPAVANLISLFALTVLNTEANRRLTFRHSTTPPARAHLGAGGLFVLGYLVTSTAVLWFKWLEPGASPAAETAVLATASVAVTCVRFAALRLAVFAAPRSRTR, from the coding sequence ATGACTCCCACCCCCCACCTCACCGAAATCGCCGCCCGCGTGGAGCGTCCCGCCCCCTTCCAGCCCGTAGAACGGTCGCTTCTCCCACACGCCGGTACCGCGACGGTGGACATCGTCGTTCCGGTCTACAACGAGGAGCGAGCCCTGCCCGGGTGCCTGCGCACGCTCCACGCCCGTCTGTCCCAGGGCTTCCCGTTCCCCTGGCGGATCACCGTCGCCGACAACGCCAGCACCGACGAAACCCTCGCCACCGCCCGTCGTCTCGCGGACGAGCTGCCCGGCGTCGGCGTCGTCCACCTGGACCGCAAGGGCCGCGGACTGGCGCTGCGCACCGTCTGGGGCGCCAGCGACGCGGACATCGTGGCGTACATGGACGTGGACCTCTCCACCGGCCTCGACGGACTGCTCCCGCTGGTCGCGCCCCTGGCCAGCGGCCACTCGGACGTCGCGATCGGCTCCCGGCTGGCTTCCGGAGCACGCACGGTGCGCGGGCCGCGCCGCGAGTTCATCTCCCGCTGCTACAACGGCATCATCCGGCTCACCCACGGAGTCCGCTTCACCGACGCCCAGTGCGGATTCAAGGCGGCCCGCACGGAGGTACTCCGGCCACTGCTGGAAGTGACCCGCGACGACGCGTGGTTCTTCGACACCGAGCTGCTCCTGCTCGCCGAGCACAACGGACTGCGTATCCACGAGGTCCCGGTCGACTGGGTCGAGGACATCGACACCCGGGTGGACGTGGTGAGCACCGCCACGGACGACCTGCGGGGCCTGTGGCGCATGGCGCGGCTCAAGGCGTCCGGTGACGCCCGGGTCGAGGTGCGGCCACGCCCCGAGCCGGCCGCCGAACACCCCGACGCCGTCCTCGCCCCCTCCACGCGACGCGGTGTGCTGTCGTGGGAGGTCGGCTGTTTCCTCGCGATCGGTGTCGTCTCCACGGTCGGACAGGCCTTGCTGTATTGGCTGTTGCGCGGTTGGTGGTCTCCGGCCGTCGCCAACCTGATCTCGCTGTTCGCCCTCACCGTCCTCAACACCGAGGCGAACCGACGCCTCACCTTCCGGCACTCCACCACCCCGCCCGCACGTGCGCACCTCGGTGCCGGAGGTCTGTTCGTCCTCGGCTATCTGGTCACGTCCACGGCGGTGCTGTGGTTCAAGTGGCTCGAACCCGGTGCCTCACCGGCCGCGGAGACCGCCGTCCTCGCCACGGCGTCCGTCGCGGTCACCTGCGTGCGCTTCGCCGCGCTGCGGCTGGCTGTCTTCGCCGCCCCCCGTAGCCGTACCCGTTGA